In a single window of the Arachis hypogaea cultivar Tifrunner chromosome 6, arahy.Tifrunner.gnm2.J5K5, whole genome shotgun sequence genome:
- the LOC112696633 gene encoding DNA glycosylase/AP lyase ROS1 translates to MEVGEIDRNKVQGEVPWIPNTPSKPILQRPPPIYAPGEGIEIGSHSNAVSACCESSTNAEIDTRQHLRLPHEAAVTNIACDSDKTSARLSFDNNSVSGNNGFAELLAQANPSSATYIAAYADFLRNHFVPNLNTEINPTCALLGQGHLSYEQPLFNATHNCQDPRGSSFFTYYRHNTPYAAPHGPDNAVRTENTQYAETQLHMEKKDQGREENKVSDAEHNNNDSPQNKELCDPLIEFGAVSTQCQENQSQNKEINPHINLNKTPQQKPRRKKHRPKVIIEGKPRRNSKTKTPKSDQSKDSSTSKRKYVRKKGSNTTSTPQIEVTGELTNPLMPESAKKTCRRSLNFDVGDQQRRRNSRCIEDTNINLGRETVAATNTLTNEGRQALGTPLSESNSCWAKPHANSIENGNKRKGPQDENRNRAQILSSSDTRISTTSLQAVGSKRKHTGTIKHEDTNSINLIGVQYNMLQAHYQESWIQFPNIQKKRRSEKGKNSNTSSASATKIVEVAVCPQDARSSPYASTSNFWPTSSEYNAVKVPVMITATERVIHDKPQSFRCNLSLWQTRQTKRRSKLPTRKTSVNAEREQTCIDALVADMGATLKKKKRTKKRSTLVSSAYSCTSEVQQHQKVMLENCSLPLNNLLVVGSEETWKNVHSADELTEQFRHLNINRESRELLLHGQNALVPYNQQHQKHKGPANGYGTIIPYEGSFDLIKKQRPRPKVDLDEETNRVWKLLLLDINSPGIDGMDEDKAKWWEEERKVFRGRADSFIARMHLVQGDRRFSKWKGSVVDSVVGVFLTQNVSDHLSSSAFMSLAARFPLKSSNKYQTYSEGSTSLLVNRPQPEVYIVEPEESSQKVLNPCAYDLSSMTIESTEHSEGKEVVDSNDSCRTNGSLTSSTDESNFKLSESTQKHMRDNHCPLESGPVGATIGEAQEILCIGSVSKELSDMVSSQCSVITSQICAECSVEQSPEKIGSCSESNSEVEELSNAAKYNIFHDRTSFSKLLEMASLTTLHEVNSQTSKSTENSRDASGQSIGIKHGNQTEKLNVTQDFPEASIITCNEYSLKMTPKGGVLEAGPFEIEDLSTDFRKNKEENDMKGPGVQASESETQAAIAHSQCMLSQFHSQQQSNHKEKNALHVLEETQDPIQKPRELDCGHKSNTVKEHTKIASTKSTKSRVHLKDKKDNFDWDSLRRQAQDKAGKREKTENTMDSLDWDAVRRADVREIADAIKERGMNNMLAERIKNFLNLLVDKHGAIDLEWLRDVPPDQAKEYLLNIRGLGLKSVECVRLLTLHNLAFPVDTNVGRIAVRLGWVPLQPLPESLQLHLLELYPVLESIQKYLWPRLCKLDQRTLYELHYQLITFGKVFCTKYKPNCNACPMRGECRHFASAFASARLALPGPEQKNIVIKNGNNATYQNLSVTINQLPLPLPTNTSQAEELQEIQASKQLEARSEINICQPIIEEPSTPEPECTQVLGNDIEDAFCEETCEIPAINVDMEELTLNVQNYMEENMDLQEGEMSKALVALTPEAACIPTPKLKNVNRLRTEHWVYELPDSHRLLEGWEKREPDDPGKYLLAIWTPGETANSTQPPEKKCSFQDCGQLCNEKECFQCNSFREANSQIVRGTILIPCRTAMRGSFPLNGTYFQVNEVFADDESSLNPISVPRSWIWNLRRRTVYFGTSIPTIFRGLTTQEIQRCFWRGYVCVRGFDREKRAPRPLKARLHFPASKLEKKKPSAPANTPEELNLNLEPNPEQPELLANTPNH, encoded by the exons ATGGAGGTTGGAGAAATTGATAGAAACAAGGTTCAAGGAGAGGTTCCATGGATCCCCAACACCCCTTCGAAGCCTATTCTTCAAAGACCGCCGCCAATCTATGCTCCTGGAGAAGGAATCGAGATCGGGTCACATTCTAATGCGGTATCTGCATGTTGTGAATCCTCAACCAATGCTGAAATTGATACCAGGCAACACCTTCGGCTACCACATGAGGCTGCAGTAACAAACATTGCCTGTGACAGTGACAAAACAAGTGCAAGATTGTCCTTTGACAACAATTCTGTGTCGGGTAATAACGGCTTTGCGGAGCTTTTGGCTCAGGCTAATCCTTCTTCAGCAACCTACATTGCAGCATATGCAGATTTTCTGAGGAATCATTTTGTTCCTAATTTAAATACAGAGATAAACCCCACCTGTGCTTTACTTGGCCAAGGTCATCTCTCTTATGAGCAACCCTTGTTCAATGCTACTCACAATTGTCAAGATCCTCGAG GATCATCATTCTTTACTTACTATCGCCATAACACTCCTTATGCTGCCCCACATGGTCCAGATAATGCTGTCAGAACAGAAAACACGCAATATGCAGAGACACAACTGCATATGGAAAAGAAGGATCAAGGCAGAGAAGAGAATAAAGTTTCAGATGCAGAGCACAACAATAATGACAGCCCACAAAACAAAGAACTTTGTGATCCTTTAATAGAATTTGGTGCTGTTTCTACACAATGCCAAGAGAATCAGAGCCAGAATAAGGAAATAAATCCCCATATTAATCTGAACAAGACACCACAACAAAAACCAAGAAGAAAGAAGCACCGCCCCAAGGTCATCATAGAAGGTAAACCGAGGAGAAACAGTAAAACAAAGACCCCAAAGTCTGATCAATCAAAAGACAGCTCAACCAGCAAAAGGAAATATGTAAGAAAGAAGGGATCAAACACAACTTCTACTCCTCAAATAGAAGTGACGGGAGAATTGACTAATCCATTGATGCCAGAATCTGCCAAAAAGACATGCCGAAGATCCTTAAATTTTGACGTAGGAGATCAACAAAGGCGGAGAAATTCTAGATGCATAGAAGATACAAACATAAATTTAGGCAGAGAAACTGTTGCAGCAACAAATACTTTGACAAATGAAGGAAGACAAGCCCTCGGTACACCTCTTTCAGAAAGCAATTCTTGTTGGGCAAAGCCACATGCTAACTCGATAGAGAATGGCAACAAAAGAAAGGGTCCACAGGATGAAAACAGAAACAGGGCACAAATTCTATCAAGCAGTGACACAAGAATTTCAACCACAAGTTTACAAGCAGTTGGTTCCAAGAGAAAGCATACAGGAACCATTAAGCATGAGGATACCAACAGCATTAATCTGATCGGGGTACAATATAATATGTTGCAGGCACACTACCAAGAGAGTTGGATTCAATTTCCAAATATTCAGAAGAAAAGGAGAAGTGAAAAGGGGAAAAATtccaatacatcttcagcaagtGCAACAAAAATTGTAGAAGTAGCAGTGTGCCCTCAAGATGCTAGATCAAGTCCTTACGCCTCAACTTCAAACTTTTGGCCCACTAGTTCTGAATATAATGCAGTAAAAGTCCCAGTCATGATTACAGCTACAGAAAGAGTTATTCATGATAAACCCCAGTCATTCAGATGCAACTTATCTTTATGGCAGACTAGGCAAACCAAAAGAAGATCAAAACTCCCTACACGGAAGACATCTGTGAATGCCGAAAGAGAACAGACATGTATTGATGCTTTAGTTGCAGATATGGGAGCAACACTCAAAAAAAAGAAACGAACTAAAAAGAGAAGCACTCTTGTCAGTTCAGCATATTCTTGCACAAGTGAAGTGCAGCAGCATCAAAAAGTTATGCTGGAAAATTGCAGCTTGCCCTTGAACAACTTATTAG TTGTTGGCAGTGAAGAGACATGGAAAAATGTGCATAGTGCAGACGAATTAACAGAGCAATTTAGGCACCTAAACATCAATAGAGAAAGTAGAGAACTTCTATTACATGGGCAGAATGCACTTGTCCCGTATAACCAGCAACATCAAAAGCACAAAGGCCCTGCCAATGGATATGGCACCATCATTCCCTACGAGGGCTCATTTGATCTCATTAAAAAACAACGCCCACGACCTAAAGTTGACCTTGATGAGGAGACTAATAGAGTGTGGAAGCTTCTTCTATTAGATATAAACAGTCCTGGAATTGATGGAATGGATGAAGACAAGGCTAAATGGTGGGAAGAAGAACGAAAAGTGTTCCGTGGAAGGGCCGACTCATTTATTGCTCGGATGCATCTTGTACAAG GAGACAGACGATTTTCAAAATGGAAAGGATCAGTTGTGGACTCAGTGGTGGGAGTTTTCCTCACACAAAATGTCTCGGACCATCTTTCCAG TTCTGCATTCATGTCCCTTGCTGCTCGATTCCCCCTGAAGTCAAGCAACAAGTATCAAACATACAGTGAGGGAAGCACAAGCTTGTTAGTCAACAGACCACAACCAGAAGTGTACATTGTGGAACCAGAGGAGAGTTCACAGAAAGTATTGAATCCATGTGCTTATGACTTGAGTTCTATGACAATTGAGAGCACTGAACATTCTGAAGGAAAAGAAGTTGTTGACAGCAACGATTCCTGCAGAACAAATGGGAGCTTAACTAGCTCAACAGATGAATCAAACTTCAAACTGTCAGAATCAACTCAGAAACATATGAGGGACAACCATTGTCCATTGGAAAGTGGACCAGTTGGTGCCACCATAGGGGAAGCACAAGAAATTTTGTGTATTGGGAGTGTTAGCAAAGAGTTAAGTGACATGGTGTCATCCCAATGCTCTGTCATTACCTCTCAAATATGTGCAGAGTGTTCAGTTGAGCAAAGTCCAGAGAAGATAGGATCATGCTCAGAGAGCAACTcagaagtagaagaactatcAAATGCAGCCAAGTACAACATCTTTCATGATAGAACTTCTTTCAGTAAGCTTTTAGAAATGGCAAGTTTGACAACATTACATGAAGTAAACAGTCAAACAAGCAAATCAACTGAGAACTCAAGAGATGCATCTGGTCAATCTATAGGCATAAAGCATGGCAACCAAACAGAAAAGTTGAATGTTACCCAAGATTTCCCAGAAGCCTCCATCATCACATGTAATGAATATTCTTTGAAAATGACCCCTAAAGGAGGAGTACTTGAAGCTGGCCCTTTCGAAATAGAAGACTTGTCAACTGATTtcagaaagaataaagaagaaaatgacATGAAGGGGCCTGGTGTTCAAGCATCAGAGTCTGAAACCCAAGCTGCAATTGCCCATTCTCAATGTATGCTATCTCAGTTTCACAGTCAACAACAAAGTAATCACAAAGAGAAAAATGCTTTGCATGTTTTAGAAGAAACTCAAGATCCTATACAGAAACCAAGGGAATTAGATTGTGGTCACAAGAGCAATACCGTCAAAGAACACACTAAAATTgcctccacaaaatcaacaaagagtAGGGTGCACCTAAAggataaaaaagataattttgatTGGGATAGTTTAAGAAGACAAGCACAAGATAAGGCCGGGAAGAGGGAAAAGACAGAAAACACCATGGACTCTTTGGACTGGGATGCTGTTAGACGTGCAGACGTCAGAGAGATTGCTGATGCAATCAAGGAAAGGGGCATGAACAACATGCTTGCTGAACGTATTAAG AACTTCTTAAATCTCTTGGTTGATAAACATGGGGCCATTGACCTTGAGTGGCTAAGAGATGTTCCACCAGATCAAGCAAA AGAATACTTGCTCAACATAAGGGGATTAGGATTGAAGAGCGTGGAGTGTGTGCGACTTTTAACATTGCATAATCTTGCATTCCCG GTTGACACCAATGTTGGACGAATAGCAGTACGTTTGGGATGGGTGCCTCTCCAGCCACTACCTGAGTCACTACAATTGCATCTTCTAGAATT GTACCCTGTGCTGGAATCCATACAAAAATATCTTTGGCCCCGACTGTGCAAGCTAGACCAAAGAACACT GTATGAGCTGCACTATCAGCTGATTACATTTGGAAAG GTCTTCTGTACAAAATATAAACCAAACTGCAATGCATGCCCAATGAGAGGGGAATGTAGACACTTTGCAAGTGCTTTTGCAAG TGCAAGACTTGCCCTACCAGGACCGGAGCAAAAAAATATAGTAATCAAAAATGGAAATAACGCAACATATCAGAACCTGTCGGTAACCATCAATCAATTGCCCTTGCCTCTCCCTACAAACACAAGCCAAGCAGAAGAACTTCAAGAAATACAAGCAAGCAAACAACTTGAAGCAAGATCCGAAATCAATATTTGCCAACCAATTATTGAAGAGCCATCAACTCCAGAACCAGAATGCACCCAAGTGTTAGGAAATGATATAGAGGATGCCTTTTGTGAGGAAACATGTGAAATTCCAGCCATCAATGTAGACATGGAAGAACTCACTTTGAATGTACAAAATTATATGGAGGAAAACATGGATCTTCAAGAAGGTGAAATGTCAAAGGCCTTGGTCGCCCTTACTCCAGAAGCTGCCTGCATTCCAACGCCCAAGCTAAAGAATGTGAATCGATTGCGCACAGAGCATTGGGT TTATGAACTCCCAGATTCACATCGTCTATTAGAAGGG TGGGAGAAGCGAGAGCCTGATGATCCAGGAAAATACCTTCTAGCTATATGGACTCCAG GTGAGACAGCAAATTCTACACAGCCACCAGAAAAAAAATGCAGCTTTCAGGACTGTGGCCAGCTCTGTAATGAGAAAGAGTGCTTTCAATGCAACAGTTTCCGCGAAGCAAATTCACAGATAGTCCGAGGGACAATCCTG atacCATGTCGAACAGCTATGAGAGGGAGTTTTCCGTTAAATGGCACCTATTTCCAAGTCAACGAG GTATTTGCTGATGATGAATCAAGTCTTAACCCAATTAGTGTTCCCCGAAGTTGGATCTGGAACCTCAGGAGGCGAACAGTATATTTCGGAACCTCCATCCCAACCATTTTTAGAG GTTTAACAACACAAGAAATTCAACGATGCTTTTGGAGAG GATATGTTTGCGTGCGGGGATTCGACAGGGAGAAAAGAGCGCCGCGCCCTCTGAAGGCCAGGCTTCACTTCCCAGCTAGCAAGTTGGAGAAGAAAAAGCCATCAGCTCCAGCAAACACACCAGAAGAGCTTAATCTTAATCTGGAACCAAACCCGGAACAGCCAGAGCTGCTTGCCAACACTCCCAACCATTAA